A region from the Lycium barbarum isolate Lr01 chromosome 8, ASM1917538v2, whole genome shotgun sequence genome encodes:
- the LOC132606263 gene encoding GDSL esterase/lipase At1g71691-like, protein MAYIELRVFSWTIFVVFLLVNVATCQDALAPEAAGGRKSLVPAMFIFGDSLIDNGNNNNLPSFAKANYFPYGIDFDGGPTGRFSNGYTMVDEIAELLGLPLIPAHSGASGDQMHFGVNFASAAAGILDNTGRNFVGRIPFNQQIKNFENTLDEITDNLGAPDVAQALAKCLFFVGMGSNDYLNNYLMPNYDTKSRYNAQQYANLLVQQYNQQLTRLYSLGARKFVVGGVGLMGCIPSILAQSNSNVCSEEVNQLVLPFSNNVNSMLSNLNSNLPGSKFIYIDIKNMFQDLLTNYRRYGFSVINKGCCGIGKNRGQITCLPLQTPCPNRNQYIFWDAFHPTEAVNILFARKAFSGGPDVVYPINIQQLASL, encoded by the exons ATGGCTTATATTGAGCTTAGGGTATTTTCTTGGACTATATTTGTGGTGTTTTTGTTGGTGAATGTTGCAACTTGTCAAGATGCATTGGCACCAGAAGCTGCAGGTGGAAGAAAGAGTTTGGTTCCTGCCATGTTTATATTTGGAGACTCTTTGATTGACAATGGCAATAATAATAACTTGCCATCTTTTGCAAAGGCCAACTATTTCCCTTATGGCATTGATTTTGATGGTGGCCCTACTGGTCGTTTCTCCAATGGTTACactatggttgatgaaattg CTGAACTACTAGGACTACCACTAATTCCAGCACACTCAGGAGCTTCAGGAGACCAAATGCACTTTGGAGTGAACTTTGCCTCTGCTGCTGCTGGCATTCTTGATAATACTGGCAGGAACTTT GTTGGGCGCATTCCATTCAATCAGCAAATCAAAAACTTTGAGAACACACTTGATGAAATCACAGACAATCTTGGAGCCCCAGATGTGGCACAGGCATTAGCCAAATGCCTCTTCTTTGTGGGAATGGGAAGTAATGACTACCTGAATAATTACCTTATGCCTAATTATGACACTAAAAGTCGCTATAATGCTCAACAATATGCCAATCTCCTGGTTCAGCAGTATAACCAACAGCTTACT AGATTATATAGTCTTGGAGCAAGAAAATTTGTGGTTGGTGGAGTAGGACTAATGGGTTGCATTCCAAGTATTCTTGCACAGAGTAATAGTAATGTGTGCTCAGAAGAAGTGAATCAGCTTGTTCTTCCATTCTCTAACAATGTTAACTCAATGCTTAGCAACTTAAATTCCAATCTTCCTGGTTCCAAATTCATCTACATTGACATTAAGAACATGTTCCAAGATCTCCTTACCAATTACAGGCGATATG GATTTAGCGTGATAAACAAGGGGTGCTGTGGGATAGGGAAAAACAGAGGACAAATAACATGTCTACCATTGCAAACACCATGTCCAAACAGGAATCAATACATATTTTGGGATGCATTTCACCCAACTGAGGCAGTCAACATCTTGTTTGCAAGGAAAGCTTTTAGTGGTGGTCCTGATGTTGTTTATCCCATCAATATTCAGCAACTTGCCAGCCTTTAG